In Deferribacter desulfuricans SSM1, the following are encoded in one genomic region:
- a CDS encoding chromosome segregation SMC family protein, translating to MKFRKLILQGFKSFVDKTVIEFPDGITCIVGPNGSGKSNILDAIRWVFGEQSPKELRGDSMDDVIFAGSENRKPSGYCEVTLVVSDVAEHIAEKWGTLSEISITRKYYRTGEREYLINGKKCRLKDIRELFYDTGIGARSISIIEQGKVEKIIQASPEEMRLFFDEIAGITKFKERKKEALSKLSSTKENLQRLADIIGEVEKNRNILENQVNKLKKYREIKSELEKLDQEYYSNLYKKLKDDYSVLINCINELKLKHSSLQTDLNDKEKEYNSIKNKLSEKRGDLKKYSDQLIEINNKIFGVENEIKLLQNNIDGAGRRKESLKHEISELESKIKELNTRRDELISAIKDIDNSKKEIDYHLKEKEEILNEYEIKIEDLKDEVSTLDEKYLGLADKLAEKRNLLIRYETELENYQKSIKAKDTEKSNFESELNTKKQFVENQKSDLERLYEDINIVKDEYEKLNKAIAKLAEDIKENEKKLSDKKLLKESYEKEIKLILNQIDNYTFGENNSVDFLKEFQQGLLIDFIKGIDEELLLEFSDVIVFDDVKKEEILEFLSKKDISIKFTFKSNIENIEKWLIASNYEKLNENIFNFNHIYRKFSKKDYRVVLKELREKVESLEKEIAVLDKEITEIEVKNKKLKEEFIKTESEKDKLFNHFNELKISYEKKKSEIESEKDFIERLSKNIALIIKEKEVLVASVKKAEEEISKLKNDIELIANQLKEIDDQKDDIEEELSFYEEKYDQEKDEFTELMIENKRLEESLNAKKREQIYVEKDLNSLITQLKHKQERLTKLLTVDVTNWKNALVEKSEILKQLQKKKLELIDLKEATEKEILEYEEELNRLEDKIKSLRFEFEDCEKQIYNNEIKLAGIRAKFDNIREKYFETFHEHIDENYMRYINESFSQKRNRDMYNKYLEEIEGLGPLNMAAEEEYNSLTERYHFLTEQRADLEKSIESIQKLINEIDEDTVNRFKATFEVVSKNFNDVFKLLFGNGKSELKLTQPDNILETGVEIFVQPPGKKLTNMNLLSGGEKAMTACTLIFAMFLYKPTPFCFLDEVDAPLDDANIDRFLKIVKKLSQDTQFVIITHNQKTMSGADSLYGITMQEPGISKVLSVKLENV from the coding sequence GTGAAATTTAGAAAACTTATATTACAAGGATTTAAATCTTTTGTAGATAAAACTGTCATTGAATTTCCTGATGGCATTACGTGTATAGTTGGACCTAATGGGAGTGGAAAAAGTAATATTCTTGATGCTATCAGATGGGTCTTTGGAGAGCAGAGCCCTAAAGAGCTCCGTGGCGATAGTATGGATGATGTGATTTTTGCAGGAAGTGAAAACAGAAAACCATCCGGCTATTGCGAAGTAACCTTAGTAGTTTCTGATGTTGCTGAACATATTGCAGAAAAATGGGGAACTCTATCAGAAATTTCAATTACGAGAAAGTATTACAGGACTGGGGAAAGGGAGTATTTGATAAATGGTAAAAAATGTAGATTAAAAGATATAAGAGAACTTTTTTATGATACTGGAATAGGTGCTAGAAGCATATCCATAATAGAGCAAGGTAAAGTTGAAAAGATAATTCAAGCTTCTCCAGAAGAAATGAGGCTATTTTTTGATGAAATTGCCGGTATCACAAAGTTTAAAGAGAGAAAAAAGGAAGCTCTAAGTAAGCTTTCATCAACAAAAGAGAATTTGCAGAGATTAGCTGACATCATTGGTGAAGTTGAAAAAAACAGAAATATACTTGAAAACCAAGTAAATAAATTGAAAAAATACCGTGAAATTAAATCTGAGCTGGAAAAACTTGACCAAGAATATTACTCAAATTTGTACAAAAAACTTAAAGATGATTACTCTGTTTTGATAAATTGCATAAATGAGTTGAAATTGAAACATAGCTCATTGCAAACAGATTTAAACGATAAAGAGAAAGAGTATAATAGCATTAAAAACAAATTATCTGAAAAAAGAGGTGATTTAAAGAAATATTCTGATCAGTTAATTGAAATAAATAATAAAATTTTCGGTGTTGAAAATGAAATTAAACTTTTACAAAACAATATTGATGGTGCTGGCAGAAGGAAAGAGTCTTTAAAACATGAAATTTCTGAATTAGAGAGTAAAATTAAAGAGTTGAATACGAGAAGAGATGAGTTAATAAGTGCAATTAAAGATATTGATAATAGTAAAAAAGAGATAGATTATCATCTAAAGGAAAAAGAGGAAATACTAAACGAGTATGAAATAAAAATTGAAGATTTAAAAGATGAAGTATCTACTTTAGATGAAAAATACCTTGGTTTAGCTGATAAACTTGCAGAAAAAAGAAATTTACTGATTAGATATGAAACAGAATTAGAAAATTACCAGAAATCTATAAAAGCTAAAGATACAGAAAAAAGTAACTTTGAATCCGAATTAAATACAAAAAAGCAATTTGTCGAAAATCAAAAGAGTGATTTAGAAAGATTGTATGAGGATATCAATATTGTAAAAGACGAGTATGAAAAGCTTAATAAAGCAATTGCTAAATTAGCAGAAGATATAAAAGAAAATGAAAAGAAACTAAGTGATAAAAAATTATTAAAAGAAAGTTACGAAAAAGAGATTAAACTGATATTAAATCAAATAGATAATTATACATTTGGTGAAAATAATTCCGTAGACTTTTTAAAAGAATTTCAGCAAGGGCTGCTTATTGATTTTATAAAGGGGATTGATGAAGAGCTTTTGTTGGAATTTTCCGATGTTATTGTTTTTGATGACGTTAAAAAAGAAGAAATCTTAGAATTTCTTTCTAAAAAAGATATTAGTATAAAGTTCACTTTTAAGTCGAATATTGAAAATATTGAAAAATGGCTAATTGCATCTAATTATGAAAAGTTAAATGAAAATATTTTTAATTTCAATCATATATACAGAAAGTTTTCAAAAAAGGACTATAGAGTTGTTTTAAAAGAATTAAGGGAAAAAGTTGAGTCTTTAGAAAAAGAGATAGCTGTTTTAGATAAGGAAATTACAGAAATAGAGGTTAAAAATAAAAAATTGAAAGAAGAGTTTATTAAAACAGAAAGTGAAAAAGATAAGTTATTTAATCATTTTAATGAGTTGAAAATTTCTTATGAGAAAAAGAAAAGTGAAATCGAATCTGAAAAAGATTTTATTGAAAGGTTATCAAAGAATATTGCTTTGATAATAAAGGAAAAAGAGGTTTTAGTTGCTTCGGTAAAAAAGGCGGAAGAGGAGATTTCTAAACTTAAAAATGATATAGAACTTATTGCAAATCAATTGAAAGAGATTGATGATCAAAAAGATGATATTGAGGAAGAGTTAAGTTTTTATGAAGAGAAATATGATCAAGAAAAGGATGAATTTACTGAGTTGATGATTGAAAATAAAAGGCTTGAAGAATCATTAAACGCAAAGAAAAGGGAGCAAATATATGTTGAGAAAGATTTAAACAGTTTGATTACTCAACTTAAGCACAAGCAGGAAAGATTAACAAAGCTATTAACAGTTGATGTTACTAATTGGAAAAATGCGTTGGTTGAAAAATCTGAAATTTTAAAGCAGTTGCAGAAGAAGAAACTAGAGTTGATTGACTTAAAAGAGGCTACAGAGAAAGAGATTTTAGAATATGAGGAAGAACTAAACAGGTTGGAAGATAAAATAAAGAGTTTACGTTTTGAATTTGAAGATTGTGAAAAGCAAATTTACAACAATGAAATAAAACTTGCTGGTATAAGAGCAAAATTTGATAATATTAGAGAAAAATATTTTGAAACATTTCATGAGCATATTGATGAAAATTATATGCGTTACATAAATGAATCTTTTTCTCAGAAAAGAAATAGGGATATGTACAATAAATATTTAGAAGAAATAGAGGGTTTAGGACCATTAAATATGGCTGCTGAAGAGGAATACAACTCGCTTACTGAAAGATACCATTTTTTAACTGAACAGAGAGCAGACCTGGAAAAATCTATCGAGAGTATTCAAAAGTTAATAAATGAAATAGATGAAGATACAGTGAACAGATTTAAAGCTACCTTCGAAGTGGTATCTAAAAACTTTAATGATGTCTTTAAACTATTATTTGGTAATGGTAAGTCTGAGCTGAAATTAACCCAACCAGATAATATACTTGAAACTGGGGTGGAAATATTTGTTCAGCCACCAGGTAAGAAATTAACTAATATGAATTTACTATCTGGTGGTGAAAAAGCAATGACTGCATGTACTCTTATTTTTGCCATGTTTTTATACAAACCTACACCTTTTTGTTTTTTAGATGAGGTGGATGCTCCTTTAGATGATGCAAATATTGACAGGTTCCTAAAGATTGTTAAAAAACTTTCACAGGATACTCAATTTGTTATTATAACTCACAATCAAAAAACTATGTCTGGTGCTGATTCTCTTTATGGAATTACTATGCAGGAGCCAGGAATTTCTAAGGTCTTATCAGTAAAACTTGAAAATGTTTAG
- a CDS encoding ROK family protein, whose product MNVYVFDIGGTNIKYAYFNNETIEFKDTVKTPSSYDELLSLIKHKIQKPYDKVVIGLPAILDYEKNCPIYAPNLTYLTNKNVVSHLNIKNVYLENDANLAAFGEYKKCHHDVKNMLMVTLGTGVGGGLILNGRIVKSKYSLAEIGHIVVVDNGWKCSCGNRGCLEAYCGKNGIMNIYKSLSNNKEEIDSVNRIYQLAIQKKLIAKLTFKQFAHYLAIGVASFVNSIYVEKVVLGGGVSHYSDMFFKDFIKFFNEKLYPPYKKDVIIHLSRLKNDAALYGGYFYAKDIL is encoded by the coding sequence ATGAATGTTTATGTTTTTGATATAGGTGGGACAAATATTAAGTATGCCTACTTTAATAATGAAACGATAGAATTTAAAGATACTGTTAAAACGCCAAGTAGTTATGATGAATTATTGAGTTTGATAAAGCATAAAATTCAAAAGCCTTACGACAAAGTGGTAATTGGCCTACCAGCTATCTTAGATTATGAGAAAAATTGCCCAATTTATGCTCCAAATTTAACTTATTTGACAAACAAAAATGTTGTCAGCCATTTGAATATAAAAAATGTTTATTTGGAAAATGATGCCAATTTAGCAGCCTTTGGAGAATATAAAAAATGCCATCATGATGTAAAAAATATGTTAATGGTTACTTTGGGAACAGGTGTGGGTGGTGGTTTAATATTAAATGGTAGAATTGTAAAATCAAAGTATTCTTTAGCTGAAATTGGTCATATTGTAGTAGTTGATAATGGTTGGAAATGTTCTTGTGGTAATAGAGGCTGTTTAGAAGCTTATTGCGGTAAAAATGGTATAATGAATATTTATAAATCTTTATCAAATAATAAAGAAGAGATTGATTCTGTTAATAGGATATATCAGTTGGCAATTCAAAAAAAGTTAATAGCAAAATTGACTTTTAAACAGTTTGCGCATTATTTGGCCATTGGTGTGGCTTCATTTGTAAACTCTATATATGTGGAAAAGGTAGTTTTGGGTGGTGGCGTTTCACATTATTCTGATATGTTTTTTAAAGATTTTATTAAATTTTTTAATGAAAAATTGTATCCTCCATACAAAAAAGATGTTATAATACATTTATCAAGATTAAAAAATGATGCTGCTCTGTATGGAGGTTACTTTTATGCGAAGGATATTTTATAG
- the ftsY gene encoding signal recognition particle-docking protein FtsY gives MGFFDIFKRKKSDEKVSNEESVIDESQLEENEQVTELEEKDEEEVKEESSENVTIEDEKKTDAEFESEVEELVAKGDNSKEKKAGFLKRLRNGLSKTSNKLVGGIETIFLGKKEIDEELLEELEELFVTSDIGINTTLKIIDAVRDEVSRKVLKNPEDLKNSIKNKIFEILNIDNSLKQVDEKPYVILVVGVNGVGKTTTIAKIAKMFKDNGLKTMLAAGDTFRAAAIDQLQVWADRVDVPIVKQQEGSDPAAVIYDAVVSAKAKGYDVLIADTAGRLHTKYNLMNELKKIVRVVKKEMPNAPHEILLVLDATSGQNAINQAKIFNEAVGVTGIVLTKLDGTAKGGVIVGIVDELKIPVKFIGFGEGMDDLKPFDAKTFVDALFEKND, from the coding sequence ATGGGGTTTTTTGATATTTTTAAGAGAAAAAAAAGTGATGAAAAGGTTTCAAATGAAGAATCTGTAATTGATGAGAGTCAGCTTGAGGAAAATGAGCAAGTAACTGAGTTGGAAGAAAAGGATGAAGAGGAAGTTAAAGAAGAAAGTAGTGAAAATGTAACAATAGAAGATGAGAAAAAAACTGATGCGGAATTTGAAAGTGAAGTAGAAGAATTAGTAGCAAAGGGAGATAATTCAAAGGAAAAAAAGGCTGGGTTTTTAAAAAGATTAAGAAATGGTTTATCAAAAACATCAAATAAACTTGTTGGTGGTATAGAAACTATATTTTTAGGGAAAAAGGAAATTGATGAGGAGTTGCTTGAAGAACTTGAAGAGCTTTTTGTTACTTCAGATATAGGTATAAATACAACATTAAAAATTATTGATGCAGTAAGAGATGAGGTTTCTAGGAAAGTATTGAAAAATCCAGAAGATTTAAAGAATTCTATAAAAAATAAAATCTTTGAAATTCTAAATATTGATAATTCCTTAAAGCAGGTGGATGAAAAACCTTATGTGATTTTGGTTGTGGGTGTAAATGGTGTAGGAAAAACTACAACTATAGCAAAGATTGCTAAGATGTTTAAAGACAACGGCTTAAAAACTATGCTTGCTGCAGGAGATACATTTAGGGCGGCTGCTATTGATCAATTGCAGGTTTGGGCTGATAGAGTGGATGTCCCCATTGTTAAACAGCAGGAAGGTAGCGACCCTGCAGCAGTAATTTATGATGCTGTAGTGTCTGCCAAAGCTAAAGGGTACGATGTTTTGATAGCTGATACTGCTGGTAGATTACATACGAAATATAACCTTATGAATGAGTTGAAGAAAATAGTTAGGGTAGTTAAGAAGGAGATGCCAAATGCTCCTCATGAAATTTTGTTGGTGTTGGATGCTACAAGTGGGCAGAATGCAATAAATCAGGCAAAAATATTTAATGAGGCAGTGGGAGTAACAGGTATTGTTTTAACAAAGCTTGATGGGACTGCAAAAGGTGGCGTAATTGTTGGTATTGTAGATGAATTAAAAATACCGGTAAAATTTATTGGTTTTGGTGAAGGGATGGATGATTTAAAACCTTTTGATGCTAAAACTTTTGTAGATGCATTATTTGAGAAGAATGACTAG
- a CDS encoding FecR family protein, with amino-acid sequence MRRIFYSFLILVLSINIASAELKVYFGKVIKLSGTPLINGKKARLRKKVFVGDKIVTDASSSISIRLKNKTVFVISPDSEVILTKTDKNNKKTEIELKKGSLRSLVTKLKPGNSYNVVSSGAVAGVKGTEFIAYSNENALCVFTEEGVVAVSTDNGSVETKKKEMSQASRDLAPLNPVNFDQDETLKDMFHTLLSITDFEIPDELEKSKRLPDIIARWNINYSKYLADAKRYEEALKSLDYAVLFAKSKEFKSEAIYRKSILKSKHMNDINGAKILLNQIIDQYPGTTYYEYALFQLGFIAYEQKDYISCKGYFQKYKEQFPEGRFISTVDVILNLIPEQS; translated from the coding sequence ATGCGAAGGATATTTTATAGTTTTTTAATTTTGGTTTTGTCTATAAATATTGCTAGTGCAGAACTTAAAGTTTATTTTGGCAAAGTAATCAAATTATCAGGTACTCCTCTTATAAACGGCAAAAAAGCTAGATTAAGAAAAAAGGTTTTTGTAGGTGATAAAATTGTAACAGATGCATCATCTTCTATTTCAATAAGGTTAAAAAATAAAACTGTTTTTGTAATATCTCCTGATAGTGAAGTGATTTTAACAAAAACAGATAAAAATAATAAAAAAACAGAGATTGAACTTAAAAAGGGTAGTTTAAGATCTTTGGTGACAAAATTAAAACCAGGAAATAGTTATAATGTTGTTTCATCAGGTGCAGTTGCTGGTGTGAAAGGTACAGAATTTATAGCTTATTCAAATGAAAATGCTCTTTGCGTATTTACAGAAGAAGGTGTTGTGGCTGTTTCCACTGATAATGGCTCTGTGGAAACCAAAAAGAAAGAGATGAGTCAGGCTTCAAGAGATCTTGCTCCACTAAATCCGGTAAATTTTGACCAAGATGAAACTTTAAAGGATATGTTTCATACACTACTTTCCATCACAGATTTTGAAATCCCTGATGAGTTAGAGAAAAGTAAAAGGTTGCCTGATATTATTGCAAGATGGAATATTAATTATTCAAAATATTTAGCTGATGCAAAAAGGTATGAAGAGGCTTTGAAATCATTAGATTATGCTGTTTTATTTGCTAAATCTAAAGAATTTAAATCGGAGGCTATTTATAGGAAATCTATTTTGAAATCAAAACATATGAATGATATAAATGGTGCAAAGATTTTATTAAACCAAATAATTGACCAATATCCAGGTACAACATATTATGAATATGCTCTTTTTCAGCTAGGTTTTATTGCATATGAGCAAAAGGATTATATAAGCTGCAAAGGGTATTTCCAAAAATATAAAGAGCAATTTCCAGAAGGTCGTTTTATATCGACTGTTGATGTGATTCTTAACTTAATACCAGAACAAAGCTAA
- a CDS encoding FAD-linked oxidase C-terminal domain-containing protein encodes MKTVFKELKRKLGEENVLTNEADRALFSYDAAFGEKILPDVVVFPKTKDELGYVIRLMNENNIPVVTRGAGTNLSGGTVPVAGGCVIVMTKMNKILEINENDLYAVVEAGVVTKQLADEVEKRGLFYPPDPGSMNISTIGGNIAENAGGLRGLKYGVTKDYVMGVRLFDIEGNDVKGGGKTVKLVTGFNIPGLMVGSEGLLGIIYEVVLKLVPKPKAAKSLLVEYDSILDACNTVSEIIASKILPSTLELLDNFTIRAVEDSEKIDLPINADALLLIEVDGHPAVVEDDYLLVKKICEKNNGRVKVAANSAERDKLWTARRKALSCLARLKPTLILEDATVPRSKIPEMMKAIQDISKKYDITIGTFGHAGDGNLHPTILTDKRDKEEFQRVEKAIDEIFEKAILLEGTLSGEHGVGLLKAKYMEMEVGKGTLNFMQKLKNGVDPNNMLNPHKMGL; translated from the coding sequence ATGAAAACAGTTTTTAAAGAGTTGAAAAGGAAACTTGGAGAAGAGAATGTTTTGACAAATGAGGCTGATAGGGCGCTTTTTAGTTATGATGCAGCCTTTGGTGAGAAGATTTTGCCAGATGTTGTTGTGTTTCCAAAAACAAAAGATGAGCTTGGCTATGTTATCAGGTTAATGAATGAAAATAATATTCCTGTTGTTACAAGGGGAGCAGGGACAAATCTTAGTGGAGGCACTGTTCCTGTTGCAGGTGGGTGTGTGATTGTTATGACGAAAATGAATAAAATATTAGAGATAAATGAAAACGATTTATATGCTGTTGTGGAAGCAGGAGTTGTTACAAAGCAACTTGCTGATGAAGTGGAAAAGAGAGGGCTTTTTTATCCACCTGATCCTGGTAGTATGAATATTTCTACGATTGGTGGAAATATAGCTGAAAATGCTGGTGGATTGAGGGGGCTAAAGTATGGTGTTACAAAAGATTATGTTATGGGGGTAAGACTGTTTGATATAGAGGGAAACGATGTTAAAGGTGGAGGGAAAACTGTTAAACTTGTTACTGGCTTTAATATTCCAGGATTAATGGTTGGCTCTGAAGGGTTGTTGGGTATTATCTATGAAGTTGTTTTAAAATTGGTACCAAAGCCTAAAGCTGCTAAATCGCTACTTGTAGAGTATGACTCGATTTTAGATGCTTGTAATACGGTATCAGAAATTATTGCTTCTAAAATACTCCCGTCTACTCTTGAACTGCTCGATAATTTTACTATTAGAGCTGTTGAAGATTCTGAAAAGATTGATTTACCAATAAATGCTGATGCGCTGCTACTAATAGAGGTAGATGGGCATCCTGCTGTTGTTGAAGATGACTACTTGTTAGTTAAAAAAATCTGTGAAAAAAATAATGGTAGAGTTAAGGTTGCTGCAAATAGTGCTGAAAGGGACAAACTATGGACTGCAAGAAGAAAGGCTTTAAGCTGCCTTGCAAGGCTAAAACCCACTTTGATTTTAGAAGATGCAACTGTGCCGAGAAGCAAAATACCAGAAATGATGAAGGCGATTCAGGATATTTCTAAGAAATATGACATCACAATTGGTACTTTTGGCCATGCAGGTGATGGAAATTTGCATCCAACAATTTTAACAGATAAAAGGGATAAAGAAGAGTTTCAAAGAGTTGAAAAAGCAATTGATGAAATTTTTGAAAAAGCGATTTTGCTTGAGGGGACTTTGAGTGGTGAGCATGGAGTTGGTTTATTAAAAGCTAAATACATGGAGATGGAAGTAGGGAAGGGGACTTTAAATTTTATGCAAAAACTAAAAAATGGTGTAGATCCAAACAATATGCTTAATCCACATAAAATGGGGTTATGA
- a CDS encoding FadR/GntR family transcriptional regulator — translation MFRKIKPKRISDEVFEQIKELIIEGKLKPGDKLPPERELATQMGVSRPTLREAINKLEAKGLLEQRQGGGTFVKSLGDEIVDNAFEEYAANKKDAILDIMEVRKILETWAAYTAAERITEKEINQLEQYLAEMEDALKGGQIGYDSDADFHSTISYATKNIFLIHIMNTIYQWIEKISYEVRKRLYNDYYKHDLLYKQHKAIFTAIKNRDPLEAYNAMLNHMNYVMDSLKAIVDEDSKKV, via the coding sequence ATGTTTCGTAAAATAAAACCAAAAAGGATTAGTGATGAGGTTTTTGAGCAGATTAAAGAGTTAATTATCGAAGGGAAATTAAAGCCTGGGGATAAATTGCCTCCAGAAAGAGAGCTAGCTACTCAGATGGGGGTGAGTAGGCCTACATTAAGAGAGGCGATAAATAAATTAGAAGCAAAAGGGTTGCTTGAGCAAAGGCAAGGTGGTGGGACATTTGTTAAATCGCTTGGTGATGAGATAGTTGATAATGCTTTTGAAGAATATGCTGCGAATAAAAAGGATGCAATTTTAGATATAATGGAAGTGAGAAAAATTTTGGAAACATGGGCAGCCTATACTGCTGCAGAACGAATTACAGAAAAAGAGATTAATCAGCTTGAGCAGTATTTAGCTGAGATGGAAGATGCATTAAAAGGTGGGCAGATAGGTTATGATTCAGATGCTGATTTTCATTCTACAATAAGTTATGCAACAAAAAATATTTTTTTAATCCATATAATGAACACTATATATCAATGGATAGAAAAGATTTCTTATGAGGTGAGAAAAAGGTTATATAACGATTATTATAAACACGATCTGTTATACAAACAGCACAAAGCTATTTTTACTGCAATAAAAAATAGAGACCCATTAGAGGCATATAATGCTATGCTTAATCATATGAATTATGTAATGGATTCATTAAAAGCTATAGTTGATGAGGATAGTAAGAAAGTATGA
- a CDS encoding (Fe-S)-binding protein: protein MKKIIEELKQIEDLIIKCMKCGTCQAYCPLYQKDFFEGSVARGKITLLESIYEGKIEDVDNILKYLDYCILCGRCETNCPSGVKTTEIFLKGKSTLRKVSDLPVYQKLLLKVLLGKPDLMSSLAPLFHVGFKLGTKKVKDDIYKPILEGFGNRYVKGIKKRFFTKEYGGVNKANNEKMKVIFYPGCAINMIYFDWGEKIVKVLNKLGVTVIVPETNYCCGIPAATMGKQDMMKELLNKNYDYFKSIDDVDYVITACPTCNHSLADMGINLGLKLPNVEFVDILIFLSRVLKVKVENIISDKVTVHIPCHYNRDQVNDIFSFTSKLSSNFTPLENQNCCGFGGTFNLKHYDKSTVFSKDKGEEVKKKDIKIMFTPCPGCAMNLTDGVMHVGAECSVMHPIEKIYEVIEKYVS from the coding sequence ATGAAAAAGATAATTGAAGAGTTAAAACAGATAGAAGATTTAATTATTAAATGTATGAAATGTGGTACATGTCAGGCTTATTGTCCACTTTATCAGAAAGATTTTTTTGAAGGATCTGTAGCAAGAGGGAAGATAACACTGCTTGAGTCAATTTATGAAGGGAAAATTGAGGATGTGGATAACATTTTGAAATATCTTGATTACTGTATTTTGTGTGGTAGGTGTGAAACTAATTGTCCAAGTGGTGTTAAAACAACTGAGATTTTTTTGAAGGGGAAATCAACACTAAGAAAAGTTTCAGACTTACCTGTTTATCAAAAACTTCTACTAAAAGTTTTACTTGGTAAGCCAGATCTAATGAGTAGCTTAGCACCACTTTTTCATGTTGGTTTTAAACTAGGGACTAAGAAGGTAAAAGATGATATATATAAACCTATTTTAGAAGGGTTTGGAAATAGATATGTGAAAGGGATAAAAAAGAGATTTTTTACAAAGGAATATGGAGGGGTAAATAAAGCAAATAATGAAAAGATGAAAGTCATTTTTTATCCTGGTTGTGCTATTAACATGATTTATTTTGATTGGGGAGAAAAAATTGTCAAAGTTTTAAATAAGCTTGGTGTAACTGTGATTGTTCCTGAAACTAATTATTGTTGTGGAATACCTGCTGCCACAATGGGTAAGCAGGATATGATGAAAGAGTTGTTAAATAAAAATTATGATTATTTTAAAAGTATAGATGATGTGGACTATGTAATAACGGCTTGTCCTACCTGCAATCACTCTTTAGCTGATATGGGAATAAACTTAGGTTTAAAATTACCAAATGTTGAATTTGTTGATATTTTAATTTTTTTATCAAGAGTATTAAAAGTAAAGGTTGAAAATATAATTAGCGATAAAGTTACAGTTCATATCCCTTGTCATTACAATAGGGATCAGGTAAATGATATATTCTCTTTTACGTCAAAACTATCTTCAAATTTTACCCCTCTTGAAAATCAAAATTGCTGTGGTTTTGGTGGAACCTTTAATTTGAAGCATTATGATAAATCAACAGTATTTTCAAAAGATAAAGGGGAAGAAGTAAAAAAGAAAGATATCAAGATAATGTTTACACCTTGTCCAGGTTGTGCTATGAATTTGACTGATGGTGTGATGCATGTGGGTGCTGAATGCTCTGTGATGCATCCAATAGAAAAGATATATGAGGTTATAGAAAAGTATGTTTCGTAA
- a CDS encoding SPL family radical SAM protein, producing the protein MIYVEKDSLNSLPVKTLEKKGINFEMIDDISIVEDSKRNIVITSNLNKFVHPCPATKNYRCCNYQVVDAIEGCPFDCKYCILQVYLNHEYIKIYSKTDLIKREIIELNKRGRYRLGTGELSDSLALDNIFEFSKFYADIVNNLENIQFEFKTKSKNIQNLLNINPKNIVVSWSLNPEFIAEKEELYAAPIKDRIEAAKKCSEYGYKVSFHFDPLIYYDDFEEGYSSVIDELFENIDENSVEFISISTFRFIPELYDIVRERFSQTMLFENRFIKAGDGKLRYFKALRLYMLRFVVNKIRSYWKNVFIYFCMEQDDIWEKLFKFDPGEREVFEKNFPWYKI; encoded by the coding sequence ATGATTTATGTTGAAAAAGATTCTCTTAACTCATTACCTGTTAAAACGTTAGAGAAAAAAGGTATAAATTTTGAAATGATTGATGATATATCGATAGTTGAAGATTCTAAAAGAAATATTGTTATAACTAGCAATCTAAACAAGTTTGTGCATCCTTGTCCTGCGACAAAAAATTATAGGTGTTGTAACTATCAAGTTGTGGATGCAATTGAAGGATGCCCTTTTGATTGCAAGTATTGTATTTTGCAAGTTTATTTAAATCATGAGTATATAAAAATTTATTCTAAAACAGATTTGATCAAAAGGGAGATTATTGAGCTAAATAAAAGAGGTAGATACAGACTTGGTACAGGTGAGCTATCTGATAGCCTTGCACTTGATAATATTTTTGAATTTTCAAAATTTTATGCAGATATTGTTAATAATCTTGAAAACATCCAATTCGAGTTTAAAACAAAATCAAAAAATATTCAAAATTTACTAAATATAAATCCCAAAAATATTGTAGTATCATGGAGTTTAAATCCAGAATTTATTGCAGAAAAAGAGGAACTCTACGCTGCTCCAATTAAGGATAGGATTGAGGCAGCAAAAAAATGCTCAGAATACGGTTACAAAGTATCATTCCATTTTGACCCATTAATCTATTATGATGATTTTGAAGAGGGTTATTCGTCTGTTATTGATGAGTTGTTTGAAAATATAGATGAAAATAGTGTTGAATTTATTAGTATTTCTACATTTAGGTTTATTCCTGAGTTATATGATATTGTAAGGGAAAGATTTTCTCAAACAATGCTATTTGAAAATAGATTTATTAAAGCTGGAGATGGTAAACTTAGATATTTTAAAGCTTTGAGGCTTTATATGTTGCGTTTTGTTGTCAATAAAATCAGAAGTTATTGGAAAAATGTGTTTATTTACTTTTGTATGGAGCAGGACGATATCTGGGAAAAGCTGTTTAAATTTGATCCAGGTGAAAGAGAGGTTTTTGAAAAAAACTTTCCTTGGTATAAGATATGA